From the genome of Vicinamibacterales bacterium:
CGCTCGGGGAACGTGCCAAGGCGATGCGCCTCGATGAACCGTGGCTCGTGCAGGTGGGCGCGGGCCGCTGCGACGGCAGGGTTGAAGCGCTCCGTGTGCCCCACGCCCAGGCGCACGCCGCGCGAAGCCGCGGCGGCGACCAGCGCGTCGGCCTCCGCGACCGATCGCGCGAGCGGCTTCTCCACGAGGACGTGGACGCCCCGCTCCACGAGTCCCAGCCCGACCGCGACGTGTTCCTCGGTCGGCACCGCGATGGTCGCCGCATCGACCTGGCCGTCGAGCGCCCGCCAGTCCACGAGCGCCCGTGTCCCCACGGAGGCGGCGATCTCCTGGGCGCGCGCCTCCTGGAGATCCACGACGGCCACGAGCTCCACTCCGGGCATGGCGGCGAGCAGTCGGGCATGGTGTCGGCCCAGGTGCCCCACGCCCACCACCGCGACCCTGAGCGACGGGCTCATGCCTCCGCCTCCACGGGCGCCCGCCCGACGATGGTGATGCCGGCGGCGTCCGCCGCCGCGATCATCGCGGACTTGTCGAACATGAGCGCCTTCCCGGCATCGAGCGACAGCACCGTGGCGCCGGCCCGCGCCATGCCCTGCACCGTGGCCAGCCCCACGACGGGCACGTCGAAGCGCATGTCCTGCCTGGGCTTGGCCACCTTGACGACGACCACGCCGGGCCCGGCCAGATCGGCGGCCCGCGCGATGACGGCGTCGGTGCCTTCCATCGCCTCCACGGCCACGACCGCGCTGTGCTTCACGGCGACCGTCTGGCCGATGTCCAGGCCCGCGATGACGTCGGCCATCCGATAGCCGAACGCCAGCGACGCGCGCTCCGCGTCGGTGGGCGGGCGGGCGGTCATGACGCCGGCCTCCGCGAGCAGTGGTGTCAGGAGCGTCGTCGAGTCGACGAGTTCGATGCCCCGATCGCGCATCACGTCGGCCACCGCGCCG
Proteins encoded in this window:
- the lpxI gene encoding UDP-2,3-diacylglucosamine diphosphatase LpxI (LpxI, functionally equivalent to LpxH, replaces it in LPS biosynthesis in a minority of bacteria.), producing MKLGLLAGNGRFPFLVLEAARSLGHDVTIVAVKEEADADLEAAAATPVPVPIHRVSLGHLGRCLSILQDAGVTHAVMAGQVKHTKLFGVVPDLTFMSLLTKLASRNTDAIIGAVADVMRDRGIELVDSTTLLTPLLAEAGVMTARPPTDAERASLAFGYRMADVIAGLDIGQTVAVKHSAVVAVEAMEGTDAVIARAADLAGPGVVVVKVAKPRQDMRFDVPVVGLATVQGMARAGATVLSLDAGKALMFDKSAMIAAADAAGITIVGRAPVEAEA